DNA from Rhodobacteraceae bacterium M382:
CGCAAAATCGGTGCCGCCAAACTCTTCGGCGATCGCACCAAAGGTTTCAGCCTGCTCCGCCACACCAGCGTCCGAGCCGTGAAACTCCAAAAGCAACAAGGGCGTTTCCGGCAGGTCCAGCTTTGAATAATTGTTGGCCGCTCCGACGCTGAGCGTGTCCAGCAATTCGATCCGGGCCACGGGGATGCCATATTGGATGGTCATCATCACCGCACGACAGGCCGCATCCACAGTAGAGAACGAACACCGCGCGGAGCTGATCGCTTCGGGGATCCCTTGCAGCCGCAAGGTAATTTCGGTGATCAGACCCAATGTCCCCTCCGACCCCACCATCAACCGGGTCAAATCATAGCCGGCTGACGATTTCTTGGCCCGCTGCGCAGTGCGGATCACCTCGCCATCTGCCATCACCACTTCGAGCGCGATGACATTGTCCTTCATCGTGCCATAGCGGACCGCGTTGGTACCCGAGGCCCGCGTTGCTGTCATCCCGCCCAGCGATGCATTGGCCCCCGGGTCGATCGGAAAGAACAGCCCCTGATCGCGCAGATAGGTATTCAGTTGCTCGCGTGTCACGCCGGGCTGCACCACCACATCCAGATCTTCGGCATGGACGGCCAGGATCTGGTTCATCTGGCTCATATCCACCGAAATTCCACCCGCAGGCGCATTCACATGTCCCTCGAGCGAGGTGCCGGTGCCAAACGCAATGACCGGAACATCATGGGTCGCACAGGTTTTGACGATCTCAGCCACCTCGGCAGTGCTGGTCGGAAAAACCACCGCATCCGGCTTCTGGTTCACGATATAGGTTGTGGTGTGGCCGTGCTGTTCGCGAATGGAATCGCCGGTCTGCAACCGCTCGTCAAACCGCTGTTTCAGAATGTCGATGACGGCTTTTATCCCGGTGTCGTTGCGGGGCAATGATGTGGCCTGGACCATGACGGCTCTCCCTTTCCGGACATTGAATGCCCGTTGATTCACAGGTTAACTTATGGTGCACATGCACGACAGGACAAGACCTGACATCGCACTTGGCCCGCAGATCCCTGAGCCATCTGTCAACCTGCAAGGGGCGGAG
Protein-coding regions in this window:
- a CDS encoding FAD-binding protein, with protein sequence MVQATSLPRNDTGIKAVIDILKQRFDERLQTGDSIREQHGHTTTYIVNQKPDAVVFPTSTAEVAEIVKTCATHDVPVIAFGTGTSLEGHVNAPAGGISVDMSQMNQILAVHAEDLDVVVQPGVTREQLNTYLRDQGLFFPIDPGANASLGGMTATRASGTNAVRYGTMKDNVIALEVVMADGEVIRTAQRAKKSSAGYDLTRLMVGSEGTLGLITEITLRLQGIPEAISSARCSFSTVDAACRAVMMTIQYGIPVARIELLDTLSVGAANNYSKLDLPETPLLLLEFHGSDAGVAEQAETFGAIAEEFGGTDFAATTSTEERNKLWQARHDMYWATHQLRPGAKGISTDVCVPISRLAEAVSGAQDKAAELGLLAPIVGHVGDGNFHALPLIDMDNPDEVAAVEAFVAWLNEYAISLDGTCTGEHGIGQGKKPYLEMELGATTRYMAAVKAALDPQNILNPGKIVTRT